In Hermetia illucens chromosome 1, iHerIll2.2.curated.20191125, whole genome shotgun sequence, one genomic interval encodes:
- the LOC119646688 gene encoding peptidylprolyl isomerase domain and WD repeat-containing protein 1 isoform X2, translating to MSEKTSPRKRPADDSDEEEWIGPLPSEAAKPKKKKVLPFESLYIENLPNAESYEKSYMHRDAITHLVTTKTDFLVTASVDGHIKFWKKMEDGIEFVKHFRSHLAPITWLSTNSNGTLLCTASADKSMKIFDVINFDMINMIKLDFVPGCAEWIHSPGDAISALAVADKNSPKIYIYDGQGTNTPLHVLEKLHTTPVLAMKYNVTFDIVLSVDRVGILEYWMGARNDYKFPSKIVSFESKLDTDLYEFAKQKTIVTGLAITNDGKRFATLSTDRKVRVFSLLSGKLIRVYDETLARYTELQQTTQALPNMDFGRRMANERDLEKSESFAYNNVLFDYSGHFLLYPTMLGIKLVNIETNKCIKILGKSDNLRPLNIALFQGRARKSKAAITLEHEASENPTLQSVSSDPTVFCTAYKKQRFYLYSRRLPSDLQDIDRDIFNEKPSKEDIIAVPEGQGVQRIYEKAIIHTTMGDIHMKLFAKECPKTVENFCVHSKNGYYNGHIFHRVIKGFMVQTGDPTGTGTGGQSIWGHDFKDEFVSNLKHDRPYTVSMANAGPNTNGSQFFITVLPTPWLDNKHTIFGRVFKGMEVVQNICNAKTNPKTDKPYDDIKIISIYLSN from the exons TTCTCCCATTCGAATCGCTCTACATTGAAAATCTTCCCAATGCGGAGAGTTATGAAAAAAGTTACATGCATCGAGATGCAATCACTCATCTAGTTACCACCAAAACGGATTTCCTCGTCACTGCTAGTGTCGATGGTCAtatcaaattttggaaaaagatGGAGGATGGCATTGAATTCGTTAAGCATTTTCGAAGCCATTTGG CTCCTATTACCTGGCTTTCGACCAACTCCAATGGCACCCTACTTTGTACAGCTTCGGCGGACAAGAGCATGAAAATATTCGATGTTATTAACTTCGACATGATTAATATGATAAAACTGGATTTCGTTCCTGGTTGCGCAGAGTGGATTCATTCTCCGGGCGATGCTATTTCAGCACTAGCGGT GGCGGACAAAAATTCCccgaaaatttatatttacgaCGGGCAAGGGACGAACACTCCCCTACATGTTCTGGAAAAGCTGCATACAACTCCTGTGCTGGCAATGAAATACAATGTTACCTTTGATATAGTACTTTCAGTTGACCGTGTAGGAATCCTCGAATACTGGATGGGCGCGAGAAATGATTACAAGTTCCCGTCGAAAATAGTCTCATTCGAATCGAAATTGGATACAG aTTTGTACGAATTCGCAAAACAAAAGACGATAGTTACCGGGCTTGCTATAACAAATGATGGCAAGAGATTTGCCACACTGTCGACTGATAGGAAA GTACGGGTATTCTCACTTTTATCAGGAAAGCTGATACGCGTGTATGACGAAACGTTGGCGAGGTATACCGAACTTCAACAGACAACACAAGCGCTACCAAACATGGACTTCGGAAGAAG AATGGCAAACGAACGGGATCTAGAAAAGTCCGAATCATTCGCTTATAACAACGTTCTCTTCGACTACAGTGGTCATTTCCTACTCTATCCAACAATGCTTGGTATCAAGCTCGTGAACATTGAAACGAACAAATGCATAAAAATTCTCGGGAAAAGTGATAACTTGAGACCTCTCAATATTGCCCTATTTCAG GGTCGCGCTCGAAAATCCAAGGCAGCTATCACGCTTGAACACGAAGCTTCGGAGaatccaactctgcagtctgtATCCAGCGATCCAACTGTATTTTGTACTGCTTATAA AAAACAACGTTTCTACCTCTACAGCAGGCGTCTTCCTTCAGATCTTCAAGATATTGATCGAGACATATTCAATGAGAAACCTTCCAAAGAAGATATTATTGCGGTACCTGAAGGACAAG gcGTTCAACGGATTTATGAGAAAGCCATCATTCACACAACAATGGGCGATATTCATATGAAACTTTTTGCgaaagagtgtccaaaaacggTGGAAAACTTCTGCGTGCATAGCAAAAATGG ATATTATAACGGACACATCTTCCACAGAGTTATTAAAGGATTCATGGTCCAAACTGGAGATCCAACGG GCACTGGAACGGGAGGTCAATCGATCTGGGGGCATGATTTCAAAGATGAGTTTGTTTCCAACTTAAAACACGATAGACCGTACACTGTCAGCATGGCAAACGCCGGACCGAACACAAATGGCAGCCAGTTTTTCATCACCGTTTTACCAACA cCTTGGTTGGATAATAAGCACACAATCTTCGGAAGAGTTTTTAAGGGAATGGAAGTTGTACAAAATATTTGTAATGCCAAGACAAATCCTAAAACCGATAAGCCGTACGACGACATTAAGATTATTTCTATATATTTAAGTAATTAA
- the LOC119646688 gene encoding peptidylprolyl isomerase domain and WD repeat-containing protein 1 isoform X1, producing the protein MSEKTSPRKRPADDSDEEEWIGPLPSEAAKPKKKKVLPFESLYIENLPNAESYEKSYMHRDAITHLVTTKTDFLVTASVDGHIKFWKKMEDGIEFVKHFRSHLAPITWLSTNSNGTLLCTASADKSMKIFDVINFDMINMIKLDFVPGCAEWIHSPGDAISALAVADKNSPKIYIYDGQGTNTPLHVLEKLHTTPVLAMKYNVTFDIVLSVDRVGILEYWMGARNDYKFPSKIVSFESKLDTDLYEFAKQKTIVTGLAITNDGKRFATLSTDRKVRVFSLLSGKLIRVYDETLARYTELQQTTQALPNMDFGRRMANERDLEKSESFAYNNVLFDYSGHFLLYPTMLGIKLVNIETNKCIKILGKSDNLRPLNIALFQGRARKSKAAITLEHEASENPTLQSVSSDPTVFCTAYKKQRFYLYSRRLPSDLQDIDRDIFNEKPSKEDIIAVPEGQDEGVQRIYEKAIIHTTMGDIHMKLFAKECPKTVENFCVHSKNGYYNGHIFHRVIKGFMVQTGDPTGTGTGGQSIWGHDFKDEFVSNLKHDRPYTVSMANAGPNTNGSQFFITVLPTPWLDNKHTIFGRVFKGMEVVQNICNAKTNPKTDKPYDDIKIISIYLSN; encoded by the exons TTCTCCCATTCGAATCGCTCTACATTGAAAATCTTCCCAATGCGGAGAGTTATGAAAAAAGTTACATGCATCGAGATGCAATCACTCATCTAGTTACCACCAAAACGGATTTCCTCGTCACTGCTAGTGTCGATGGTCAtatcaaattttggaaaaagatGGAGGATGGCATTGAATTCGTTAAGCATTTTCGAAGCCATTTGG CTCCTATTACCTGGCTTTCGACCAACTCCAATGGCACCCTACTTTGTACAGCTTCGGCGGACAAGAGCATGAAAATATTCGATGTTATTAACTTCGACATGATTAATATGATAAAACTGGATTTCGTTCCTGGTTGCGCAGAGTGGATTCATTCTCCGGGCGATGCTATTTCAGCACTAGCGGT GGCGGACAAAAATTCCccgaaaatttatatttacgaCGGGCAAGGGACGAACACTCCCCTACATGTTCTGGAAAAGCTGCATACAACTCCTGTGCTGGCAATGAAATACAATGTTACCTTTGATATAGTACTTTCAGTTGACCGTGTAGGAATCCTCGAATACTGGATGGGCGCGAGAAATGATTACAAGTTCCCGTCGAAAATAGTCTCATTCGAATCGAAATTGGATACAG aTTTGTACGAATTCGCAAAACAAAAGACGATAGTTACCGGGCTTGCTATAACAAATGATGGCAAGAGATTTGCCACACTGTCGACTGATAGGAAA GTACGGGTATTCTCACTTTTATCAGGAAAGCTGATACGCGTGTATGACGAAACGTTGGCGAGGTATACCGAACTTCAACAGACAACACAAGCGCTACCAAACATGGACTTCGGAAGAAG AATGGCAAACGAACGGGATCTAGAAAAGTCCGAATCATTCGCTTATAACAACGTTCTCTTCGACTACAGTGGTCATTTCCTACTCTATCCAACAATGCTTGGTATCAAGCTCGTGAACATTGAAACGAACAAATGCATAAAAATTCTCGGGAAAAGTGATAACTTGAGACCTCTCAATATTGCCCTATTTCAG GGTCGCGCTCGAAAATCCAAGGCAGCTATCACGCTTGAACACGAAGCTTCGGAGaatccaactctgcagtctgtATCCAGCGATCCAACTGTATTTTGTACTGCTTATAA AAAACAACGTTTCTACCTCTACAGCAGGCGTCTTCCTTCAGATCTTCAAGATATTGATCGAGACATATTCAATGAGAAACCTTCCAAAGAAGATATTATTGCGGTACCTGAAGGACAAG ATGAAG gcGTTCAACGGATTTATGAGAAAGCCATCATTCACACAACAATGGGCGATATTCATATGAAACTTTTTGCgaaagagtgtccaaaaacggTGGAAAACTTCTGCGTGCATAGCAAAAATGG ATATTATAACGGACACATCTTCCACAGAGTTATTAAAGGATTCATGGTCCAAACTGGAGATCCAACGG GCACTGGAACGGGAGGTCAATCGATCTGGGGGCATGATTTCAAAGATGAGTTTGTTTCCAACTTAAAACACGATAGACCGTACACTGTCAGCATGGCAAACGCCGGACCGAACACAAATGGCAGCCAGTTTTTCATCACCGTTTTACCAACA cCTTGGTTGGATAATAAGCACACAATCTTCGGAAGAGTTTTTAAGGGAATGGAAGTTGTACAAAATATTTGTAATGCCAAGACAAATCCTAAAACCGATAAGCCGTACGACGACATTAAGATTATTTCTATATATTTAAGTAATTAA